Proteins from one Trichoplusia ni isolate ovarian cell line Hi5 chromosome 9, tn1, whole genome shotgun sequence genomic window:
- the LOC113497271 gene encoding 39S ribosomal protein L38, mitochondrial: MLLTFRAVRTVNIQLQQIRCGHRVRGKAPIYCRTIKERLDELNYKDELYTTRIDIGLPRIKKPSGEERLSRADYLKQLKEDKNKEQLARNLKLEIDLSEAKNVWLETLGPQHKKQIADHYAIFEHLYGEGYFVPYLNLEVLYDLKNGSYLPVYTGNVIKPAEALEYPIVNYEADADSLWTLALTSLDGHLTDNDKEYVHWLVANIPGNSVEKGDTIVEYLQPFPLKGTGYHRYAFVLYKQEKNVTYDLPKVSSASLEDRTFVTREWYKKYQDAITPAGLAFYQTIWDISVKDFFHKVLQTKEPVYEYDFPQPYIRPQEWFPLRRPFNLYMDKYRDPKQINKEYLLRKLSGEDPFKAPPPPLRFPNAQPLPKSMPTWQKLHEKKIRLGWGRINDV; this comes from the exons ATGTTACTTACATTTCGGGCAGTCCGGACAGTTAATATACAATTACAGCAGATAAGATGTGGACATAGAGTAAGGGGCAAAGCCCCTATTTATTGCCGCACGATAAAAGAACGTTTAGACGAACTGAACTATAAAGATGAGTTATACACCACCAGAATTGATATTGGTTTACCTCGAATCAA GAAACCGTCGGGCGAAGAGCGTTTGTCGCGAGCCGACTACCTCAAACAATTaaaagaagacaaaaataaagagCAACTAGCACGAAACTTAAAATTAGAGATTGATTTGAGTGAAGCAAAAAATGTTTGGCTTGAAACTTTAGGCCCACAGCACAAGAAACAAATAGCAGATCACTATGCTATATTCGAACATTTATATGGAGAAGGGTATTTTGTCCCTTATCTAAATTTGGAAGTTTTGTATGATTTGAAGAATGGTTCATACCTCCCAGTTTATACAGGGAATGTTATAAAACCAGCAGAAGCACTTGAATACCCTATTGTTAATTATGAGGCTGATGCTGACAGTTTGTGGACATTAGCCCTCACAAGCTTGGATGGACATTTGACTGACAATGATAAAGAATATGTACATTGGTTAGTAGCTAATATTCCTGGCAATTCTGTAGAGAAGGGTGATACTATTGTTGAATACCTGCAGCCTTTCCCATTGAAGGGGACTGGATATCACAGATATGCATTTGTATTGTACAAACAAGAAAAGAATGTAACATATGACTTACCCAAAG TATCTTCAGCATCACTTGAAGACAGGACCTTTGTAACAAGGGAATGGTATAAAAAGTACCAGGATGCAATTACTCCTGCTGGGCTGGCATTTTATCAAACCATCTGGGACATTTCTGTCAAAGATTTCTTCCATAAAGTGCTGCAGACCAAGGAACCAG TTTATGAGTATGACTTCCCTCAACCATACATAAGGCCTCAAGAATGGTTTCCTCTCAGAAGACCGTTTAACTTATACATGGACAAATATAGGGATCCAAAGCAGATCAACAAGGAGTATTTATTGCGTAAGCTAAGTGGTGAAGACCCATTCAAGGCACCCCCACCACCATTAAGGTTCCCTAATGCCCAGCCTTTGCCAAAGAGCATGCCAACATGGCAGAAACTACATGAAAAGAAGATAAGGCTGGGATGGGGTAGAATCAATGATGTTTag
- the LOC113497621 gene encoding lysine-specific demethylase lid-like — protein MDSKNIQKNAMHKSAEFTFTAPPEAPVFEPTPEEFLDPLGYIAKIRPVAEKTGICKIKPPSRWQPPFSLDVDKLKFVPRIQKVNELEAITRLKLLFLEKILKFWDLQGSPLKIPMIENKTLDLYCLKFWVDEEGGFENCNSPKKWRKIANSMGYSQNTSTMNFLRSNYEKILLPYEIFEKSKADILKTVKKTETKTEKKSDETGKITEVPIERITKIKEEYDCKDEKPHTSIKKTKTGSDIKLDVDSSKVKTECEVLKRNRELQRLACYGPGPKMPGLNDEEFDITKSRKRPRYDLDPLAIYQCAICQKDHRDDLLLICNGCSDTYHTFCLKPPLSVVPDGDWRCPCCIAEEVHKPAEAFGFAQAEREYTLQQFGEMADKFKSDYFGMSGHLVPTTVAEKEFWRIISSVEEDVTVEYGADLHSMDHGSGFPTKSSLNLYPGDQEYVDSGWNLNNLPVLDGSVLRFINADISGMTVPWMYVGMCFSAFCWHNEDHWSYSINYLHWGEAKTWYGVPGSGAELLETAMKAAAPDLFKSQPDLLHQLVTIMNPNILMAAGVPIYRTDQHAGEFVVTFPRAYHAGFNQGYNFAEAVNFAPPDWLKIGRECIIHYKNLKRFCVFSHDELICKMALEGDRLDLETALETQKELVKATEEEGTLRALIAKKGLKSVRRTAFELLGDDERLCEVCKTTCFLSSVSCIDCKHMVCLQHADNLCQCPLGKKTLNYRYDMDELHIMLQTIDFRVNSFDKWMTETKNILLPTAPDIGRLQKLKALIDEAEELKIPKCALLAQLKEDYTKASENVEPIVIELDDD, from the coding sequence ATGGATAGCAAGAATATCCAGAAAAATGCCATGCATAAAAGTGCAGAATTTACTTTCACTGCACCACCCGAGGCACCTGTATTCGAACCTACGCCCGAAGAATTTCTGGATCCTCTTGGCTATATAGCAAAAATTCGTCCAGTTGCAGAGAAAACAGGCATATGTAAAATTAAGCCCCCATCGCGCTGGCAGCCACCTTTTTCATTAGACGTGGACAAATTAAAATTCGTTCCTAGGATTCAGAAAGTGAACGAGTTGGAAGCCATAACGCGTTTGAAACTTTtgtttcttgaaaaaatattaaaattttgggaTCTTCAAGGATCGCCGTTGAAAATACCCATGatcgaaaacaaaacattagatTTGTACTGTCTTAAATTCTGGGTCGACGAGGAAGGCGGctttgaaaattgtaatagCCCTAAAAAATGGCGTAAGATAGCCAATTCAATGGGATATAGTCAAAACACAAGTACTATGAATTTTTTAAGAAGTAACTATGAAAAGATTTTGTTACCTTATGAAATTTTTGAGAAAAGTAAAGCAGATATACTAAAAACAGTTAAGAAGACTGaaactaaaactgaaaaaaagagTGATGAAACAGGAAAAATTACAGAAGTACCCATTGAAAGGatcacaaaaattaaagaagaatatGATTGTAAGGATGAGAAACCTCACAcaagtattaagaaaacaaagaCAGGATCTGATATCAAACTTGATGTTGATAGTTCAAAAGTGAAAACTGAATGTGAAGTCTTAAAACGTAATAGAGAATTGCAAAGGCTAGCCTGCTATGGACCTGGACCGAAAATGCCTGGACTAAATGATGAAGAATTTGATATTACAAAGTCAAGAAAAAGACCCCGCTATGACCTAGATCCGTTAGCCATTTACCAGTGTGCTATTTGTCAAAAAGATCACAGAGATGATTTACTGTTAATTTGCAATGGTTGTTCTGATACATACCATACATTTTGTCTAAAGCCACCACTCAGTGTGGTTCCAGATGGAGACTGGCGTTGCCCATGTTGTATTGCTGAAGAAGTCCACAAGCCTGCAGAGGCCTTTGGGTTTGCTCAAGCTGAGAGAGAATACACACTCCAACAGTTTGGAGAAATGGCTGACAAATTCAAATCAGATTATTTTGGTATGTCAGGACATTTAGTTCCAACAACTGTAGCTGAAAAGGAATTTTGGAGGATAATTTCCTCTGTTGAAGAAGATGTTACTGTAGAGTATGGTGCAGATTTGCACTCCATGGATCATGGATCAGGGTTTCCTACAAAATCTTCATTAAACCTCTATCCAGGGGATCAAGAGTATGTTGATTCCGGATGGAACTTAAATAATCTTCCAGTTCTTGATGGTTCTGTGTTAAGATTTATAAATGCTGACATATCTGGTATGACTGTGCCTTGGATGTATGTTGGTATGTGTTTTTCAGCATTTTGTTGGCATAATGAAGATCATTGGAGCTACTCTATTAATTATCTACATTGGGGTGAGGCAAAAACATGGTATGGAGTACCGGGTAGTGGGGCTGAATTGTTGGAGACAGCCATGAAAGCAGCAGCACCAGATCTCTTCAAATCACAACCAGATTTACTACATCAACTTGTGACAATTATGAACCCTAATATATTGATGGCAGCAGGTGTTCCAATCTATAGAACAGACCAACATGCTGGAGAGTTTGTGGTGACTTTTCCAAGAGCATACCATGCTGGTTTTAATCAAGGATACAACTTTGCGGAAGCTGTCAATTTTGCTCCTCCAGATTGGCTGAAGATAGGCCGTGAATGTATTATAcactataaaaatctaaaaaggttttgtgTTTTCTCTCATGATGAATTGATTTGTAAAATGGCTCTAGAAGGAGATCGTTTAGATTTGGAGACTGCTTTAGAAACACAAAAGGAGTTAGTGAAAGCAACTGAAGAGGAAGGAACTTTAAGGGCCTTGATAGCCAAAAAAGGTCTTAAAAGTGTGCGCAGGACTGCATTTGAGTTACTTGGTGACGATGAACGACTATGTGAAGTGTGTAAAACTACATGTTTCTTATCCTCAGTGTCATGTATTGATTGTAAACACATGGTTTGTTTGCAGCATGCAGACAACCTTTGTCAATGTCCTCTAGGAAAAAAGACGTTAAACTATCGATATGATATGGATGAGCTGCATATAATGCTGCAAACAATTGATTTTAGAGTCAATAGTTTTGACAAGTGGATGACTGAAACAAAGAACATCCTGTTGCCCACAGCACCAGATATAGGGCGGCTTCAAAAGCTAAAGGCTTTGATAGATGAGGCAGAGGAACTTAAAATACCAAAGTGTGCATTGTTAGCACAGTTAAAGGAAGATTACACAAAAGCTTCAGAAAATGTTGAACCAATTGTCATAGAGTTGGatgatgattaa